The Ovis canadensis isolate MfBH-ARS-UI-01 breed Bighorn chromosome 13, ARS-UI_OviCan_v2, whole genome shotgun sequence genome includes a region encoding these proteins:
- the SLC35C2 gene encoding solute carrier family 35 member C2 isoform X1 — translation MGRCAPDVAFVWRAVLTLGLVLLYYCFSIGITFYNKWLTKSFHFPLFMTMLHLAVIFLFSALSRALVQCSSHRARVVLSWPDYLRRVAPTALATALDVGLSNWSFLYITVSLYTMTKSSAVLFILIFSLIFKLEELRAALVLVVLLIAGGLFMFTYKSTQFNIEGFALVLGASFIGGIRWTLTQMLLQKAELGLQNPIDTMFHLQPLMFLGLFPLFAVFEGLHLSTSEKIFRFQDTGLLLRVLGSLFLGGILAFGLGFSEFLLVSRTSSLTLSIAGIFKEVCTLLLAAHLLGDQISLLNWLGFALCLSGISLHIALKALHARGDSAPKPLKGLGSNPDLELLLRSSQPEDEDNEEEEYFVAQGQQ, via the exons ATGGGGAGGTGCGCCCCCGACGTGGCCTTCGTGTGGAGGGCGGTGCTGACCCTGGGGCTCGTGCTCCTCTACTACTGCTTCTCCATCGGCATCACCTTCTACAACAAGTGGCTGACCAAG AGCTTCCACTTCCCCCTCTTCATGACGATGCTGCACTTGGCTGTGATCTTCCTGTTCTCCGCCCTGTCCAGGGCCCTGGTTCAGTGCTCCAGCCACAGGGCCCGCGTGGTGCTGAGCTGGCCCGACTACCTCAGAAGAGTGGCTCCCACCG CACTGGCTACGGCACTGGATGTGGGCTTGTCCAACTGGAGCTTCCTCTACATCACCGTCTCGCT GTACACGATGACCAAGTCCTCAGCCGTCCTCTTCATCCTCATCTTCTCTCTGATCTTCAAGCTGGAGGAGCTG CGTGCGGCGCTAGTCTTGGTGGTCCTCCTCATCGCCGGGGGCCTCTTCATGTTCACTTACAAGTCGACGCAGTTCAACATCGAGGGCTTCGCCTTGGTGCTGGGTGCCTCGTTCATCGGCGGCATTCGCTGGACTCTCACCCAGATGCTCCTGCAGAAGGCGGAACTTG GACTCCAGAACCCCATAGACACCATGTTCCACCTGCAGCCACTCATGTTCCTGGGGCTCTTCCCTCTCTTTGCCGTGTTTGAAG GTCTCCATTTGTCCACATCTGAGAAAATCTTCCGTTTCCAGGACACAGGGCTGCTCCTGCGGGTGCTTGGGAGCCTCTTCCTTGGCGGGATTCTCGCCTTTGGTTTGGGCTTCTCTGAGTTCCTCCTGGTCTCCAGGACCTCCAGCCTCACTCTCTCCATTGCCGGCATTTTTAAG GAAGTCTGCACTTTGCTGTTGGCAGCGCATCTGCTGGGTGACCAGATCAGCCTCCTGAACTGGCTGGGCTTTGCCCTCTGCCTCTCGGGAATATCTCTGCACATCGCCCTCAAAGCCCTGCACGCCAGAG GTGACAGTGCCCCTAAGCCCCTGAAGGGGCTGGGCTCCAACCCCGACCTGGAGCTGCTGCTCCGGAGTAGCCAGCCGGAGGACGAGGACAACGAGGAGGAGGAATACTTCGTGGCCCAGGGGCAGCAGTGA
- the SLC35C2 gene encoding solute carrier family 35 member C2 isoform X2 codes for MTKSSAVLFILIFSLIFKLEELRAALVLVVLLIAGGLFMFTYKSTQFNIEGFALVLGASFIGGIRWTLTQMLLQKAELGLQNPIDTMFHLQPLMFLGLFPLFAVFEGLHLSTSEKIFRFQDTGLLLRVLGSLFLGGILAFGLGFSEFLLVSRTSSLTLSIAGIFKEVCTLLLAAHLLGDQISLLNWLGFALCLSGISLHIALKALHARGDSAPKPLKGLGSNPDLELLLRSSQPEDEDNEEEEYFVAQGQQ; via the exons ATGACCAAGTCCTCAGCCGTCCTCTTCATCCTCATCTTCTCTCTGATCTTCAAGCTGGAGGAGCTG CGTGCGGCGCTAGTCTTGGTGGTCCTCCTCATCGCCGGGGGCCTCTTCATGTTCACTTACAAGTCGACGCAGTTCAACATCGAGGGCTTCGCCTTGGTGCTGGGTGCCTCGTTCATCGGCGGCATTCGCTGGACTCTCACCCAGATGCTCCTGCAGAAGGCGGAACTTG GACTCCAGAACCCCATAGACACCATGTTCCACCTGCAGCCACTCATGTTCCTGGGGCTCTTCCCTCTCTTTGCCGTGTTTGAAG GTCTCCATTTGTCCACATCTGAGAAAATCTTCCGTTTCCAGGACACAGGGCTGCTCCTGCGGGTGCTTGGGAGCCTCTTCCTTGGCGGGATTCTCGCCTTTGGTTTGGGCTTCTCTGAGTTCCTCCTGGTCTCCAGGACCTCCAGCCTCACTCTCTCCATTGCCGGCATTTTTAAG GAAGTCTGCACTTTGCTGTTGGCAGCGCATCTGCTGGGTGACCAGATCAGCCTCCTGAACTGGCTGGGCTTTGCCCTCTGCCTCTCGGGAATATCTCTGCACATCGCCCTCAAAGCCCTGCACGCCAGAG GTGACAGTGCCCCTAAGCCCCTGAAGGGGCTGGGCTCCAACCCCGACCTGGAGCTGCTGCTCCGGAGTAGCCAGCCGGAGGACGAGGACAACGAGGAGGAGGAATACTTCGTGGCCCAGGGGCAGCAGTGA